The nucleotide sequence GGACACCTATGCTGTGCTGGATGATGGTTCAGAGAGAACCATAATATTGCCTGCTGCTGTAAAGTTCCTCGGCCTAGCCCCAACAGACGAGACTCTGGCCCTCCGAACCATCAGGCAGGATGTCCTGCAGCTGCATGGGGGAAGCCTATCATTGGAGGTGTCCACTAAAGCTAAGCCGAAGGTGAGGCATCAAATACTAAATGCATTCACAGCAGAACAACTGGCTCTGGCAGAGCAATCTTGCCCGGTGGAAACACTCAAAAGGAAGTACAGTCACCTGCAACGACTTCCCCTCACAGGTTTCAGCAAGGTGAAACCTATGATCCTGATTGGATCAGATCACCCGCACCTTATCACTCCGGTATGCCCAGTGATTCGTGGACCACCTGGAGGGCCAGTAGCAGTCTGCACGGAGCTGGGGTGGGCGCTGCAGGGACCTGCCAAGAGTCTTCCACATCCAGCGGCTGGACAGGCATGCTTGCACTCATCATTCATCCCACAGACATCAGAGCTCTCCAAGGATGTTGAGAGGCTATGGCAGCTTGACGTCCTCCCTTTTAGGAATGAAAAGGAGGTTACCAGGTCCAAGGAGGACCAGCAGGCAATCGACATTCTTGAATCCAGGACAGTCCGAGTACAGGTAGAGGGAGTCCACCGATATGCTACTCCCTTGCTGCGCCGCGCAGGGTTTCCTCAGGTGAAGGCACCTGAAGGGGCTGTCATGGCTCTTCTGAGAGCCAATGAGCGTCGGCTACGCAAGGACCCCAGCAGAGCACAGACATACAACGAAGAGATCAAAAAGCTGGAGAAGGCAGGCTATGTGGTAAAGCTGACTCCGGAGGAGGTGCATGGTTCCACTGAATCCTGGTACATTCCACACCATCTTGTGCATCACAACAACAAAGCCCGCCTAGTCTTCAACTGCTCCTTCCTGTACCAGCAAACTGCCCTTAATGACCTCCTGCTGCCAGGCCCCACGCTTAGCCCCTCACTCCTTGGTGTGTTAATCCGATTCCGCCAGCATGCTGTGGCCATAAGCGGTGACATAAAGGCCATGTTTCATCAGGTGCGCCTGCTTCCCGAAGATCAGCCTCTACTTCGCTTTCTGTGGAGGAGTGGACAGCAGGAGCGCCCACCTGATGTGTATGAATGGCGAGTGTTACCATTTGGTACAACCTGCAGCCCCTGCTGTGCCACTTACGCTTTACAGCGGCATGTGCGAGACCACCGTGAGGGGAATGAGGAGGTGTATGAGTCTGTCCATACAGCTTTTTATGTCGACAATTGTCTGCAGTCTCTTCCGACTCCCTGCCAGGCTAAACAGCTACTGGACCAAATGAGACAGCTACTGGCCAGGGGAGGATTTGAGATACGGCAGTGGGCTAGTAATGTGCCAGAGGTGGTGTCCCACCTGCCTACTGCGGCCCGTTCTGACAGCTGTGAGCTCTGGCTGACCTTTAACCAAGCTGATCCACAAGAGTCGATGCTTGGGTTACGTTGGCATTGCCCCACCGATACCTTGGGGTACAAGCATCGCCCAGTCTCCTACGCAACACCAACTCTTCGCAATGTGTACAAGGTGCTTGCCAGCCAGTATGACCCTCTAGGGTTTATCATTCCCTATACCACTAGAGGGAAGATTCTTGTACAATCGATGTGGCAGAAGGAGATGGGCTGGGATGAACCTATCACTGGTGTCCTTCGTGCCACCTGGGCAGAATGGGAAAAGGAGCTGCCGTACCTGCAGAACATTACCTTACCGAGGTGTTATGTGCCACCTGCTACAGACTCTCCGAGTTGCACGTTTGAGCTGCACGTGTTCTGTGATGCCTCCGAGAAAGCGTATGGATCGGTAGCTTATCTGAGGACCACAGATTGCCACGGACATGCCAGCACTTCATTCCTGTTGGCCAGATCCCGAGTCGCTCCTCGGAAGAGATTGTCCATGCCTCGGCTCGAGCTCAGTGCTGCTCTCACTGGCGCGCAGCTTGCCAAGACTCTCCAAACTGAACTTACCATACCCCTGCAGAATACCATCTTGTGGACTGACTCTACTACCGTGCTGAGTTGGTTGCAGTCAGATTCCTGCCGGTACAAGGTCTTTGTCGGGACTCGAATTGCTGAAATCCAGGAGCTCACCAGTTCTCATCAGTGGAGGTATGTCACGTCAGCAGAAAACCCGGCTGATGACATCACCAGGGGGAAGGAACTCTGTAGTCTTTCGGCAGACAGCCGTTGGGCTCAGGGCCCCGAGTTCTTGCAACAAAGTTCGGCACACTGGCCCTCCCAACCTACTGGTAGGGCTGAGACTACAGATGAGCTGCGCAAGGGGAGGTTATGTGGGCTGGTCACAGTGGCCCAGACTCCTACTCCAGACCCTGGAAACTTCACATCTTGGGAGGAGCTTGTGGAAGCTACTTACTATGCGCGCCACGGGGCGGCTTCTCCTCCAATGACCGCCATTGATCGTGTGGAGGCCGAGATAGCCATTTTGAAGTCAGCTCAGTGTGACAGTTTTCCGGAGGAGGTGGTAGCTCTGATGAAGGGACGGACTCTGGCCCTGAATAGTCGACTTTGTTCGCTCTGCCCTGAGTATGATCAGGTTACTGGCCTGATAAGGGTTGGAGGACGCCTGAGACGTGCCGAAGGTCTGGACTCAGACACCATACACCCTATTGTGCTACCTCCCGAACACCCGGTAACTAAGCTCCTTGTCCAACACTTTGACACGATTCTGTTGCACCCTGGTCCAGAGCGCGTCTTTGCAGAGATACGGCGCGCTTATTGGATCATTAGAGGGCGACAAGTAATCCGGAGACATCAAAGACAATGTGCAGAGTGCCAGAAATGGCGGGGGAGGCCTGCTTCCACCAAAATGGCTGATTTGCCGGCAGCGAGACTCCGGATCCACAAACCTGCTTTCTGGTCAACGGGAGTTGATTGCTTCGGTCCCTACACCATCAAGATAGGCCGGAGGCATGAGAAGCGCTGGGGCATAATCTTTAAGTGCCTAACCACCCGATGTGTACACCTGGATTTGCTGCCAAGCCTGGACTCAGACGCTTTCCTCATGGCTGTGCGAAGATTTGTCTCTCGACGGGGTACCCCATTCGAGATATGGTCAGATCAGGGCACTAATTTCCGAGGGGGTGCTCGAGAGTTACAGGAAGCTTTCTCTATGATGACGCCCATTCTTCAGGCACAGCTAGCAAAGCAGAGGATAGCCTTTCATTGTAATCCACCGCATGCCCCCCACTTTGGGGGAGCATGGGAACGGGAGATAAGGTCGGTTAAGGGGGCACTCCAGGTCATCCTGAAGAATCAGATTGTGACGGAAGAAGTCCTCTGCACGGCTCTCCTTGAAGTAGAAGGGATCCTTAATGCGAAAC is from Oreochromis niloticus isolate F11D_XX linkage group LG20, O_niloticus_UMD_NMBU, whole genome shotgun sequence and encodes:
- the LOC109196100 gene encoding uncharacterized protein LOC109196100, which encodes MAASRDQDDAQSPRPSRSHRIPGHLEDYELSYRTRGPRLSPNLTEEVMMAPSNSHYTRRPDVEEIRWRRMEDCLINIQHQMRSLQVTVAESRDLNKRVQRLEQLTPPVPKGPLMEVEPMASAVSTPNPTEREPKSIQEGERITEPVLVMSAPLALLPGTSTAPVGPPTELSMERSASAPRFTSPCPDYLLTPVHPATPAPPAVASTAAPPAIQMSGPPVPSQTPQPDPPLVAQPATMQPSTAKEDVTRGFQPWIPPLRPLPQQPRYASFQPVLAAQGLRPPPGMFPAVNHTSSEPSMLEMVIASSYGLPKPKLTVFSSGKESDFALLKKGLDSVLGPHKHLSEDYKYQILLDHLKFPSAFQVAKRYIHDPTPYTSAMRALEQKYGQPRQLVQSELSAILCTPHIKPGDSQAFEAFSLSVASLVGMLTTMDGVAESELHCGSHVDRLLTKLPLSYRDNFAEYCLNRGILRPGSNRTYTLYDLAEWLERKTQAMQVSRRATELYASEKPWLEGKVSRHLETKPKPKLASVYYGPETTATKPPALAHPGPKNVAMQKKRERFKPYCPFCEGTEHYLSGCNEFSRLDVAAVVNWIRDKNKCWRCGRNHSADNCTLKKPCSTCGEQHLLVLHGLAKAKEQNPSILTMCTASSVIYVDHSSHSGRVMLKVVRVQLHNGKKTMDTYAVLDDGSERTIILPAAVKFLGLAPTDETLALRTIRQDVLQLHGGSLSLEVSTKAKPKVRHQILNAFTAEQLALAEQSCPVETLKRKYSHLQRLPLTGFSKVKPMILIGSDHPHLITPVCPVIRGPPGGPVAVCTELGWALQGPAKSLPHPAAGQACLHSSFIPQTSELSKDVERLWQLDVLPFRNEKEVTRSKEDQQAIDILESRTVRVQVEGVHRYATPLLRRAGFPQVKAPEGAVMALLRANERRLRKDPSRAQTYNEEIKKLEKAGYVVKLTPEEVHGSTESWYIPHHLVHHNNKARLVFNCSFLYQQTALNDLLLPGPTLSPSLLGVLIRFRQHAVAISGDIKAMFHQVRLLPEDQPLLRFLWRSGQQERPPDVYEWRVLPFGTTCSPCCATYALQRHVRDHREGNEEVYESVHTAFYVDNCLQSLPTPCQAKQLLDQMRQLLARGGFEIRQWASNVPEVVSHLPTAARSDSCELWLTFNQADPQESMLGLRWHCPTDTLGYKHRPVSYATPTLRNVYKVLASQYDPLGFIIPYTTRGKILVQSMWQKEMGWDEPITGVLRATWAEWEKELPYLQNITLPRCYVPPATDSPSCTFELHVFCDASEKAYGSVAYLRTTDCHGHASTSFLLARSRVAPRKRLSMPRLELSAALTGAQLAKTLQTELTIPLQNTILWTDSTTVLSWLQSDSCRYKVFVGTRIAEIQELTSSHQWRYVTSAENPADDITRGKELCSLSADSRWAQGPEFLQQSSAHWPSQPTGRAETTDELRKGRLCGLVTVAQTPTPDPGNFTSWEELVEATYYARHGAASPPMTAIDRVEAEIAILKSAQCDSFPEEVVALMKGRTLALNSRLCSLCPEYDQVTGLIRVGGRLRRAEGLDSDTIHPIVLPPEHPVTKLLVQHFDTILLHPGPERVFAEIRRAYWIIRGRQVIRRHQRQCAECQKWRGRPASTKMADLPAARLRIHKPAFWSTGVDCFGPYTIKIGRRHEKRWGIIFKCLTTRCVHLDLLPSLDSDAFLMAVRRFVSRRGTPFEIWSDQGTNFRGGARELQEAFSMMTPILQAQLAKQRIAFHCNPPHAPHFGGAWEREIRSVKGALQVILKNQIVTEEVLCTALLEVEGILNAKPLGYASSDIADPDPITPNLLLMGRRDASLPQVIYGPGHFITSRRWKQSQVRLS